The Chiroxiphia lanceolata isolate bChiLan1 chromosome 4, bChiLan1.pri, whole genome shotgun sequence genome contains a region encoding:
- the WDR1 gene encoding WD repeat-containing protein 1, with product MPYEIKKVFASLPQVERGVSKIIGGDPKGNNFLYTNGKCVVIRNIDNPAIADIYTEHAHQVVVAKYAPSGFYIASGDVSGKLRIWDTTQKEHLLKYEYQPFAGRIKDLAWTEDSKRIAVVGEGREKFGAVFLWDSGSSVGEITGHNKVINSVDIKQTRPYRLATGSDDNCAAFFEGPPFKFKFTLSDHTRFVNCVRFSPDGNRFATASADGQIFVYDGKTGEKVCALGGGKAHDGGIYAISWSPDSSQLLSASGDKTAKIWDVGANSIVNTFNMGSNVLDQQLGCLWQKDHLLTISLSGYINYLDKNNPNKPLRVIKGHSKSIQCLTVHKNGGKSYIYSGSNDGHINYWDSETGENDGFSGKGHTNQVSRMAVDEMDQLVTCSMDDTVRYTNLNKRDYSGQDAVKMDVQPKCLAVGPGGYTVVLCIGQIVLMKDKKKCFAIDDLGYEPEAVAIHPSGGTAAVGGADGNVRLYSIQGTSLKSDDRTLEAKGPVTDLAYSHDGAFLAVCDANKVVTVFSVADGYAEHNVFYGHHAKVVCIAWSPDNEHFASGGMDMMVYVWTVSDPETRVKIPDAHRLHHVSGLAWLDEHTLVTTSHDASVKEWSISYN from the exons AATCCTGCAATTGCTGACATCTACACTGAGCATGCCCACCAGGTTGTAGTGGCCAAGTATGCTCCCAGTGGATTCTACATAGCATCCGGAG ATGTCTCAGGAAAGCTGAGAATCTGGGATACTACACAGAAGGAACACCTACTAAAGTATGAGTATCAGCCGTTTGCAGGAAGAATAAAGGACCTTGCCTGGACTGAAGACAGCAAGAGAATTGCTGTGgttggagaaggaagggaaaa ATTCGGAGCAGTGTTCCTGTGGGATAGTGGCTCCTCTGTTGGTGAGATTACTGGGCACAACAAAGTGATCAATAGTGTGGACATTAAGCAAACGAGACCGTATCGTCTGGCAACTGGCAGTGACGACAACTGTGCCGCTTTCTTTGAGGGACCGCCATTCAAGTTCAAGTTTACACTAAGT GACCATACACGGTTTGTGAACTGTGTGAGGTTTTCTCCTGATGGGAACAGATTTGCTACAGCTAGTGCAGATGGCCAG ATTTTTGTCTATGATGGGAAGACTGGAGAAAAAGTGTGTGCACTTGGTGGAGGCAAAGCACATGATGGAGGTATTTATGCT ATTAGTTGGAGCCCTGACAGTAGTCAGTTGCTTTCTGCTTCTGGAGATAAAACTGCTAAAATCTGGGATGTTGGTGCTAACTctattgtaaatacttttaacATGGGATCAAACGTGTTGGATCAGCAGCTGGGTTGCTTGTGGCAGAAAGACCATTTACTGACTATCTCCTTGTCTGGCTATATCAATTATTTGGACAAGAACAATCCAAATAAGCCTTTACGTGTCATAAAG GGTCATAGTAAATCAATTCAGTGTCTTACGGTGCACAAAAATGGTGGCAAGTCCTATATTTACTCTGGAAGTAACGATGGTCATATTA ATTATTGGGATTCTGAAACTGGAGAGAACGATGGCTTTTCTGGGAAAGGCCATACAAACCAGGTTTCTAGGATGGCAGTGGATGAAATGGATCAGCTGGTCACCTGCAGTATGGATGACACTGTACGCTATACCAACCTTAACAAGAGGGACTACAG TGGCCAGGATGCTGTGAAAATGGACGTTCAACCAAAATGTTTAGCTGTGGGTCCTGGTGGTTACACTGTAGTTCTATGCATTGGACAG ATTGTCTTGatgaaagataagaaaaaatgttttgcaattGATGACCTTGGCTATGAGCCAGAAGCCGTAGCCATTCACCCCTCAGGAGgtacagcagcagtgggaggagCG GATGGGAATGTCCGTTTGTATTCAATCCAAGGAACCTCTTTGAAGAGTGATGATAGGACTTTGGAAGCTAAAGGTCCTGTTACTGACCTGGCATATTCTCACGATGGTGCCTTTCTTGCAGTCTGTGATGCAAACAAAGTTGTCACTGTCTTTAGTGTCGCTGATGGCTATGCG GAACATAATGTCTTCTACGGACACCATGCGAAAGTTGTTTGTATTGCTTGGTCACCGGACAATGAACACTTTGCTTCTGGAGGCATGGACATGATGGTGTATGTTTGGACTGTGAGTGATCCAGAGACCAGAGTCAAAATACCAG ATGCTCACAGACTACATCACGTAAGTGGCTTGGCATGGTTGGATGAACATACTCTGGTAACAACATCCCATGATGCTTCTGTTAAGGAGTGGTCTATCTCCTACAATTGA